Proteins from one Streptomyces sp. NBC_00390 genomic window:
- a CDS encoding FAD-binding oxidoreductase → MAPHPLAEPALNGLRESLAGDAITPGDTAYDEARTIFNGMIDRRPAVIVQCESAADVAAAVRFGREHDLEVAVRGGGHSVAGLATTDGGLVVDLRRMHSVVVDPVARTARIGGGATMSHLDRATQPFDLATTGGRASTTGVGGFTLGGGSGWLERKFGLACDNLDAVDLVTAEGAEVHADDDEHPELFWALHGGGGNFGVATSITLKLHPLPAMSVALLLFPAQRGDEVLPVYREVLESAPDEVGGGFIYLTGPPEEFVPEHLVGKAAACVLVTYTGTLPELREAVAPLLALGHDAELITELPYADLQCMIDDPPGLRNYWSAEYLARLPEEAMQVFCARAESMIVPSNSQHILFPMGGALERGDSAYPVPWRTASWVSHPFGIWDSPADDERGRKWVRDAREDVVPWSIGLVYLNFIGLEGPERIVAGFGAENYRRLEAVKAQYDPDNVFRLNHNIKPR, encoded by the coding sequence ATGGCGCCCCATCCCCTCGCGGAACCTGCCCTGAACGGACTCCGCGAAAGCCTGGCCGGCGACGCCATCACCCCTGGTGACACGGCCTACGACGAGGCTCGCACGATCTTCAACGGGATGATCGACCGGCGGCCCGCGGTGATCGTCCAGTGCGAGTCGGCCGCCGATGTGGCGGCGGCCGTGCGCTTCGGCCGGGAGCACGACCTGGAAGTGGCCGTCCGCGGCGGCGGACACAGCGTCGCGGGGCTCGCGACCACCGACGGCGGTCTGGTCGTCGATCTGCGCCGGATGCACTCGGTCGTCGTCGACCCCGTCGCCCGCACGGCACGCATCGGCGGCGGGGCCACCATGAGCCATCTGGACCGGGCCACGCAGCCGTTCGACCTGGCGACCACCGGCGGCCGGGCCTCCACCACCGGAGTGGGTGGCTTCACGCTGGGCGGCGGATCGGGCTGGCTGGAGCGGAAGTTCGGCCTGGCCTGCGACAACCTCGACGCTGTCGACCTGGTGACGGCCGAAGGCGCCGAAGTCCACGCCGACGACGACGAGCACCCGGAGCTGTTCTGGGCGCTGCACGGCGGCGGCGGCAATTTCGGTGTGGCCACGTCGATCACGCTGAAGCTGCATCCCCTGCCCGCCATGTCGGTCGCCCTGCTTCTCTTCCCCGCCCAGCGGGGCGATGAGGTGCTCCCCGTCTACCGCGAGGTGCTGGAGTCCGCACCGGACGAGGTCGGCGGAGGGTTCATCTACCTCACCGGCCCGCCCGAGGAATTCGTGCCGGAGCACCTGGTGGGCAAGGCTGCGGCCTGCGTGCTCGTCACATATACCGGCACCCTGCCCGAGCTGCGCGAGGCGGTGGCGCCGCTGCTCGCGCTCGGACACGACGCGGAGCTCATCACGGAGCTCCCGTACGCCGATCTGCAGTGCATGATCGACGACCCGCCGGGGCTGCGGAACTACTGGTCGGCGGAGTATCTGGCCCGGCTTCCCGAGGAGGCCATGCAGGTCTTCTGCGCGCGTGCGGAGAGCATGATCGTGCCCTCGAACTCGCAGCACATCCTCTTCCCGATGGGCGGGGCGCTGGAGCGGGGCGACTCCGCCTATCCGGTGCCGTGGCGGACCGCGTCCTGGGTCTCCCATCCCTTCGGGATCTGGGACAGCCCGGCCGACGACGAGCGCGGCAGGAAGTGGGTCCGTGACGCGCGGGAGGACGTCGTACCGTGGTCCATCGGTCTCGTGTACCTCAACTTCATCGGGCTGGAAGGCCCCGAGCGGATCGTGGCCGGTTTCGGCGCCGAGAACTACCGGCGACTCGAAGCGGTCAAGGCGCAGTACGACCCGGACAACGTCTTCAGGCTGAACCACAACATCAAGCCGCGATGA
- a CDS encoding tetratricopeptide repeat protein, producing MTDQAVDSGCPDGAEAAGPSAAQATPDPRFFGRQRELKALRADIERAGLDTLAGRKAPRARVLLIAGNPGSGRTSLAEEFTRRLAEDYPDGVWRLRLTEPAGRPVPLDEAARELLDSLGIAAPPGAAEDELTELVRDALAARRAVLLLDDAVDAEQVDALLPDNPDCLVVAVSRGPLTGIPDVRPCALGGMDAKAAIELLATFTGSVRITVDPQAAETIAEECGGQPAALVLVGGWLAARPKASVADAVKRLRVLPDDHEQPKGTRPLARAFRLAYESLPQSAARTLRLLALAPAGLADAHTASALAGCSVSAARATLDNFAALGLVRQRTDECFEVPGALLPMLRTLLEGTDRPAEVQLARARMLERTVRLLQSCRAITEPEGSAARKKLAALPRALRFPTPQAADAWLRDRLGTLLASARLAVEDGELDTLARRLVSALVRALVAHRGTEAAAPELYGLHELVLDVAERGGLHREQAAALLNLADLDAQTGRVEDSLARYRAALDAGRAANDPYATGRAMESVGGAYQELGDWQRAGDWYGRALAQRQTRGERADEARLYGRLGTVHTYAGHYGEALRNWRAAVAGYRRLGDLPSQARALSEAARVQEYAGRPEESLRTCREAVELARRADDVRLQAALQLRLADTLDRLGDPAAARLHRSTAERLLGEEGSAYEIRSASLED from the coding sequence GTGACGGATCAGGCGGTGGACTCGGGTTGCCCCGACGGCGCGGAGGCCGCCGGGCCGTCCGCCGCCCAGGCCACGCCCGATCCCCGGTTCTTCGGACGGCAACGGGAGTTGAAAGCGCTCCGCGCCGACATCGAGCGAGCCGGACTCGACACGCTCGCCGGCCGCAAGGCCCCCCGCGCCCGCGTACTGCTGATCGCCGGCAACCCTGGTTCCGGCAGAACCTCGCTCGCCGAGGAATTCACGCGCCGGCTCGCCGAGGACTACCCCGACGGGGTGTGGCGCCTGCGGCTGACCGAACCGGCCGGCCGGCCCGTCCCCCTGGACGAAGCCGCCCGGGAGCTGCTGGACTCCCTCGGCATCGCGGCCCCGCCGGGCGCGGCCGAGGACGAACTCACCGAGCTGGTGCGCGACGCGCTCGCCGCGCGCCGCGCGGTGCTCCTGCTCGACGACGCGGTCGACGCCGAGCAGGTCGACGCCCTGCTGCCCGACAACCCCGACTGCCTGGTGGTCGCGGTCTCCCGGGGCCCGCTCACCGGTATCCCCGACGTACGGCCCTGCGCGCTCGGCGGTATGGACGCCAAGGCGGCGATCGAACTGCTCGCCACCTTCACCGGCTCCGTGCGCATCACCGTGGACCCGCAGGCCGCGGAGACGATCGCCGAGGAGTGCGGCGGACAGCCGGCCGCGCTGGTGCTGGTCGGCGGCTGGCTCGCGGCCCGGCCCAAGGCCTCGGTCGCCGACGCCGTCAAGCGGCTGCGGGTGCTGCCCGACGATCACGAGCAGCCCAAGGGAACACGCCCGCTGGCCCGCGCCTTCCGGCTGGCGTACGAGTCCCTGCCGCAGTCTGCCGCGCGGACACTGCGACTGCTGGCGCTCGCGCCCGCCGGTCTGGCCGATGCGCACACCGCGTCCGCGCTGGCCGGCTGCTCGGTCTCGGCCGCCCGGGCGACACTGGACAACTTCGCCGCGCTGGGCCTCGTACGGCAGCGGACCGACGAGTGCTTCGAGGTGCCCGGCGCCCTGCTGCCGATGCTCCGTACCCTGCTCGAGGGCACCGACCGGCCCGCCGAGGTGCAGCTGGCGCGGGCGCGGATGCTGGAGCGGACCGTACGGCTGCTGCAGTCCTGCCGGGCGATCACCGAACCCGAGGGGTCGGCGGCCCGCAAGAAGCTCGCGGCGCTGCCCCGTGCACTGCGCTTTCCCACGCCGCAGGCCGCCGACGCGTGGCTGCGCGACCGTCTCGGCACGCTGCTGGCCTCGGCACGGCTCGCGGTCGAGGACGGGGAGCTGGACACTCTGGCGCGCCGGCTGGTCTCCGCCCTGGTCAGAGCGCTGGTCGCGCACCGGGGCACCGAAGCGGCCGCCCCCGAGCTCTACGGTCTGCACGAGCTGGTCCTCGACGTGGCCGAGCGCGGCGGCCTGCACCGCGAGCAGGCCGCCGCACTGCTGAATCTCGCCGATCTCGACGCGCAGACCGGCCGGGTCGAGGACTCATTGGCCCGCTACCGGGCCGCACTGGACGCAGGGCGGGCCGCGAACGATCCGTATGCGACCGGCCGCGCGATGGAATCCGTAGGCGGCGCGTACCAGGAGCTGGGGGACTGGCAGCGGGCCGGTGACTGGTACGGGAGGGCGCTCGCCCAGCGGCAGACACGCGGGGAGCGGGCCGACGAGGCCCGCCTGTACGGGCGGCTGGGCACCGTGCACACCTATGCGGGGCACTACGGCGAGGCGCTGCGCAACTGGCGCGCGGCGGTGGCCGGCTACCGCAGGCTCGGCGATCTCCCGTCCCAGGCGCGAGCGTTGAGCGAGGCCGCGCGCGTACAGGAGTACGCGGGGCGGCCCGAGGAGTCGCTGCGCACCTGCCGGGAAGCGGTGGAGCTGGCGCGCCGGGCCGACGACGTCCGGCTGCAGGCCGCGCTGCAGCTCAGACTGGCGGACACACTCGACCGGCTCGGCGACCCGGCGGCGGCCCGTCTGCACCGCTCCACTGCGGAAAGGCTGCTCGGAGAGGAAGGTTCCGCCTACGAAATCCGCAGTGCCTCGCTCGAAGATTAG
- a CDS encoding NUDIX hydrolase — MTIKDTPEEWQVTATDTPFRGNKTSVRTDHVVMPDGTVVKRDYQVHPGSVAVLALDTQGRVLVLRQYRHPVRHRLWEIPAGLLDVPGENPLHAAQRELYEEAHVKAEDWRVLTDIYTTPGGCDEAVRIFLARDLSEAEGERFEVSEEEADMELARIPLDELVRGALGGELHNTCLVVGVLSAAAALNGSGFDALRPAEAPWPARPFEA, encoded by the coding sequence ATGACCATCAAGGACACGCCCGAAGAGTGGCAGGTCACCGCGACCGACACCCCGTTCCGGGGTAACAAGACAAGCGTCCGCACCGACCATGTGGTCATGCCCGACGGCACCGTCGTCAAGCGCGACTACCAGGTGCACCCTGGGTCGGTGGCGGTGCTCGCCCTCGACACCCAGGGACGGGTCCTGGTGCTGCGCCAGTACCGGCACCCCGTGCGGCACAGGCTGTGGGAGATCCCGGCCGGCCTGCTCGACGTGCCCGGGGAGAACCCGCTGCACGCCGCACAGCGCGAGCTGTACGAGGAGGCGCACGTCAAGGCCGAGGACTGGCGGGTGCTCACCGACATCTACACCACACCAGGCGGCTGCGACGAGGCGGTGCGGATCTTCCTGGCCCGCGATCTGTCGGAGGCGGAGGGCGAGCGGTTCGAGGTCTCCGAGGAGGAGGCCGACATGGAGCTGGCCAGGATTCCCCTGGACGAGCTCGTCCGGGGTGCGCTGGGCGGTGAACTCCACAACACCTGCCTGGTCGTCGGCGTTCTCTCGGCCGCGGCAGCGCTGAACGGCAGCGGTTTCGACGCGCTGCGGCCGGCCGAAGCCCCTTGGCCCGCCCGTCCGTTCGAGGCCTGA
- a CDS encoding PucR family transcriptional regulator gives METQGGITVQRALELPGLRSGLPEVVAAADRLNRTVRWVHAGEVPNIASLLKGGELLLTTGLGLGTRPAEQRAFVARLAERGIAALVVELGPRFTRLPACLVEAAKSAGLPLIQLHREVPFVSVTEEIHTEIVNGHYALLQQAEEVHRRCTQALLGGGGVPQVLTILADFTGDPVFLETPGGQLLYAADTPGAEPAVADPLQVWEGLRGGREAQQDGPPANAVLVDVPGGGQGTGAVRARIVLLAVSSPLQPVHRIAAERAAAILAVVLMQARQEEELAARGRGDFLTDLAEGRIAADDAPAQARVLGFRPGTGPLLPVVMRLAPELSPTGNWAVLARAVAEELSSLGVPVLLGVRPVEGRVPLLLGLRSESERTAVADRVAAALRAGVERAGLAGVPSAGGMGRAGAHPPVVVVGVAGGWAAASAGLRHAAETATAAQGLGDRPWYDARRLDIDLLLWRLREHPDLAAFVDRAIGPLREHDRTSRPALLPTLETYLAHAGRKAETARELHLNRQTLYNRLARISELLGTDLDDPQTVLALSLALRARRHTP, from the coding sequence ATGGAAACACAGGGCGGAATCACGGTGCAGCGGGCGCTGGAGCTGCCCGGACTCCGCAGCGGGCTCCCGGAGGTCGTGGCAGCGGCCGACCGGCTGAACCGCACGGTCCGCTGGGTGCACGCCGGTGAGGTGCCGAACATCGCGTCGCTGCTCAAGGGCGGTGAGCTGCTCCTCACCACCGGTCTCGGCCTCGGCACCCGGCCGGCCGAGCAGCGCGCGTTCGTGGCACGGCTCGCGGAGCGCGGGATCGCGGCGCTGGTCGTCGAGCTGGGTCCGCGCTTCACCCGGCTCCCCGCCTGCCTCGTCGAGGCGGCGAAATCCGCCGGACTGCCCCTGATCCAGCTGCATCGCGAGGTGCCGTTCGTCTCGGTGACGGAGGAGATCCACACCGAGATCGTCAACGGCCACTACGCGCTGCTGCAGCAGGCCGAAGAGGTGCACCGGCGGTGCACGCAGGCGCTGCTGGGCGGCGGCGGAGTCCCGCAGGTGCTGACCATCCTCGCCGACTTCACCGGCGACCCGGTCTTTCTGGAGACCCCGGGCGGGCAGTTGCTGTACGCGGCGGACACGCCCGGCGCGGAGCCTGCCGTCGCCGATCCGCTTCAGGTGTGGGAAGGGCTGCGCGGCGGGCGCGAGGCCCAGCAGGACGGTCCGCCGGCCAACGCCGTGCTCGTCGATGTGCCGGGCGGCGGCCAGGGCACCGGGGCCGTACGCGCCCGGATCGTGCTGCTGGCCGTGTCGTCGCCGCTGCAGCCCGTCCACCGCATCGCCGCGGAGCGGGCCGCGGCCATCCTGGCCGTCGTGCTGATGCAGGCCCGTCAGGAGGAGGAGCTGGCGGCCCGCGGGCGCGGTGACTTCCTGACCGACCTGGCCGAGGGACGGATCGCGGCGGACGACGCACCCGCCCAGGCGCGTGTTCTCGGCTTCCGGCCCGGGACCGGGCCGCTGCTCCCGGTGGTGATGCGGCTGGCCCCGGAGCTGTCGCCCACGGGCAACTGGGCGGTCCTGGCGCGGGCCGTCGCCGAGGAGCTGTCCTCGCTCGGTGTGCCGGTGCTGCTCGGGGTGCGTCCCGTGGAAGGGCGGGTTCCGCTGTTGCTGGGCCTGCGCTCGGAGTCGGAGCGCACGGCGGTGGCCGACCGCGTCGCCGCAGCGCTGCGGGCCGGGGTCGAGCGGGCCGGCCTGGCGGGGGTTCCATCGGCCGGAGGCATGGGGAGAGCGGGCGCGCATCCACCGGTCGTGGTGGTCGGGGTCGCGGGCGGCTGGGCGGCGGCGAGTGCGGGCCTGCGCCACGCGGCGGAGACGGCGACGGCTGCGCAGGGGCTGGGCGACCGCCCCTGGTACGACGCCCGCCGTCTGGACATCGATCTGCTGTTGTGGCGTCTGCGCGAACACCCGGACCTGGCGGCGTTCGTGGACCGCGCCATCGGCCCGCTGCGCGAGCACGACAGGACGTCACGGCCCGCGCTGCTGCCGACGCTGGAGACGTATCTGGCGCATGCGGGGCGCAAGGCCGAGACGGCGCGAGAACTGCATCTGAACCGGCAGACGCTGTACAACCGCCTGGCTCGGATCTCGGAACTGCTGGGCACGGACCTGGACGATCCGCAGACCGTACTGGCACTGAGCCTGGCGCTGCGGGCTCGGCGGCATACGCCGTAG
- the ald gene encoding alanine dehydrogenase, with amino-acid sequence MKVGIPREVKNNEFRVAITPAGVHELVRNGHQVFVEQNAGVGSSITDDEYIAAGAQILPTADEVWAVADLLLKVKEPIAEEYHRLRKDQTLFTYLHLAASRECTDALLESGTTAIAYETVETANRALPLLAPMSEVAGRLAPQVGAYHLMRSAGGRGVLPGGVPGTAAGEAVVIGGGVSGWNATQIAVGMGFHVTLLDRDINKLREADKVFGSKVKTIVSNAFELEKAVVEADLVIGAVLIPGAKAPKLVTNELVAKMKPGSVLVDIAIDQGGCFEDSRPTTHAEPTFRVHNSVFYCVANMPGAVPHTSTYALTNATLPYIVELANRGWVEALRRDQALALGLNTHDGQVVYGPVAEAHGLESVELSALLG; translated from the coding sequence GTGAAGGTCGGCATCCCCCGCGAGGTCAAGAACAACGAGTTCCGGGTGGCCATCACCCCCGCCGGCGTGCACGAGCTCGTGCGCAACGGCCACCAGGTGTTCGTCGAGCAGAACGCCGGCGTCGGCTCCTCGATCACGGACGACGAGTACATCGCCGCCGGTGCGCAGATCCTGCCCACCGCCGACGAGGTCTGGGCTGTCGCCGACCTGCTGCTGAAGGTCAAGGAGCCCATCGCCGAGGAGTACCACCGCCTCCGCAAGGACCAGACGCTCTTCACCTACCTGCACCTCGCCGCCTCCCGCGAGTGCACGGACGCCCTGCTGGAATCCGGCACGACCGCCATCGCCTACGAGACGGTCGAGACCGCGAACCGCGCGCTGCCGCTGCTCGCCCCGATGTCCGAGGTCGCGGGCCGGCTGGCCCCGCAGGTCGGCGCGTACCACCTGATGCGCTCGGCGGGCGGCCGCGGTGTGCTGCCGGGCGGCGTCCCGGGCACGGCGGCCGGCGAGGCCGTCGTCATCGGCGGCGGTGTCTCCGGCTGGAACGCCACGCAGATCGCCGTCGGCATGGGCTTCCACGTCACTCTGCTCGACCGTGACATCAACAAGCTGCGTGAGGCCGACAAGGTCTTCGGCAGCAAGGTGAAGACGATCGTCTCCAACGCCTTCGAACTGGAGAAGGCCGTCGTCGAGGCGGACCTCGTCATCGGCGCCGTTCTCATCCCGGGCGCCAAGGCCCCGAAGCTGGTCACCAACGAGCTTGTCGCCAAGATGAAGCCCGGAAGTGTACTTGTCGACATCGCAATCGATCAGGGCGGCTGCTTCGAGGACTCGCGACCGACCACCCACGCCGAGCCGACCTTCCGGGTGCACAACTCGGTCTTCTACTGCGTCGCCAACATGCCCGGCGCGGTGCCCCACACCTCCACCTACGCGCTCACCAACGCGACCCTCCCGTACATCGTGGAGCTCGCCAACCGCGGCTGGGTCGAGGCCCTGCGCCGCGACCAGGCGCTCGCCCTGGGTCTCAACACCCATGACGGCCAGGTCGTTTACGGCCCGGTCGCCGAGGCCCACGGCCTCGAAAGCGTCGAGCTGAGCGCGCTGCTCGGCTGA
- a CDS encoding glycoside hydrolase family 15 protein, whose translation MAGRIEDYALIGDMQTAALVCRDGTVDWLCLPRFDSHAVFAGLLGTEEHGFWRLGPAYGESAEPQAADRRRYLGDSLILESEWDTPRGTVRVTDFMPPRDGAPQLIRVVEGVSGRVPMRSALRMRFSYGRVVPWVHKVGARTVAVAGPDSVWLDTDAETYGEDLTTYSDFTVTPGERFTFTISWQPSHKGPPALPDPEGALEATGDFWREWVEHCTYHGPYREAVVRSLITLKALTYAPTGGIVAAPTTSLPEEIGGVRNWDYRYTWLRDAAITLSSLLRTGYREEARAWREWLLRAVAGDPENLQIMYGIAGERELGEAELDWLPGYENSAPVRVGNGAANQLQLDVYGEVTEALHLAHMTGLSRNDYASLLQLKLIRYLEDHWNQPDEGIWEVRGPRRHFVHSKVMAWVAVDRTIKLIESGDADGPLERWRELRDEIHYDVCEKGYDKERNTFTQSYGSKELDASLLLIPQMGFLPPDDKRVIGTIEAIQRELSTEDGFILRYPTEGADEGVDGLPGDEGAFLACSFWMADDLAMIGRVDEARRLFERLLALRNDLGLLAEEWDPRLQRQVGNFPQAFSHVPLIDTALRLTASGAYGG comes from the coding sequence GTGGCCGGGCGCATCGAGGATTACGCACTCATCGGAGACATGCAGACCGCAGCACTGGTCTGCCGGGACGGCACGGTGGACTGGCTGTGCCTGCCGCGCTTCGACTCGCATGCCGTCTTTGCCGGGCTGCTCGGCACCGAAGAACACGGATTCTGGCGGCTCGGCCCGGCGTACGGCGAGAGCGCCGAGCCGCAGGCCGCGGACCGCCGCCGCTACCTGGGCGACTCCCTGATCCTGGAATCCGAGTGGGACACGCCGCGCGGCACGGTCCGGGTGACCGATTTCATGCCCCCGCGTGACGGAGCGCCCCAGCTCATCCGTGTCGTCGAGGGCGTGAGCGGGCGCGTTCCGATGCGCTCGGCGCTGCGCATGCGCTTCAGCTACGGCCGTGTCGTGCCCTGGGTGCACAAGGTCGGCGCGCGTACGGTCGCCGTCGCCGGCCCCGACTCGGTCTGGCTGGACACGGACGCGGAGACGTACGGCGAGGACCTCACGACGTACTCCGACTTCACCGTCACCCCGGGTGAACGGTTCACGTTCACGATCAGCTGGCAGCCCTCGCACAAGGGACCCCCGGCGCTGCCGGACCCGGAGGGCGCGCTGGAGGCCACCGGAGACTTCTGGCGGGAGTGGGTGGAGCACTGCACCTACCACGGGCCCTATCGCGAGGCCGTGGTCCGCTCCCTGATCACGCTGAAGGCGCTGACGTACGCGCCGACCGGCGGGATCGTGGCCGCGCCGACGACCTCGTTGCCGGAGGAGATCGGCGGCGTACGGAACTGGGACTACCGCTACACCTGGCTGCGTGACGCCGCGATCACCCTGTCGTCGCTGCTGCGCACCGGCTACCGCGAGGAAGCCCGCGCCTGGCGCGAGTGGCTGCTGCGCGCGGTGGCGGGCGACCCGGAGAACCTGCAGATCATGTACGGGATCGCCGGCGAAAGGGAGCTGGGCGAGGCCGAGTTGGACTGGCTCCCGGGCTACGAGAACTCCGCCCCCGTCCGGGTCGGCAACGGAGCCGCCAACCAGCTGCAGCTCGATGTGTACGGCGAGGTCACCGAGGCACTGCACCTGGCCCATATGACGGGTCTGTCGCGCAACGACTACGCCTCGCTGCTCCAGCTGAAGCTGATCCGCTACCTGGAGGACCACTGGAACCAGCCGGACGAGGGCATCTGGGAGGTCCGCGGGCCACGCCGGCACTTCGTGCACTCGAAGGTGATGGCCTGGGTCGCGGTCGACCGCACCATCAAGCTGATCGAGTCCGGCGACGCTGACGGGCCGCTGGAGCGGTGGCGCGAGCTGCGCGACGAGATCCACTACGACGTGTGCGAGAAGGGCTACGACAAGGAGCGCAACACCTTCACGCAGTCGTACGGCTCGAAGGAGCTGGACGCCTCCCTGCTGCTGATCCCGCAGATGGGCTTTCTGCCGCCGGACGACAAGCGGGTCATCGGCACCATCGAGGCCATCCAGCGGGAGCTGTCCACCGAGGACGGCTTCATCCTGCGCTACCCCACCGAGGGTGCCGACGAGGGTGTGGACGGGCTGCCCGGGGACGAGGGCGCGTTCCTGGCGTGTTCGTTCTGGATGGCCGACGACCTGGCGATGATCGGCCGGGTCGACGAGGCACGGCGGCTGTTCGAGCGGCTGCTGGCGCTGCGCAACGACCTCGGGCTGCTGGCGGAGGAGTGGGACCCGCGGCTGCAGCGGCAGGTGGGCAACTTCCCGCAGGCCTTCAGCCACGTTCCGCTGATCGACACGGCGCTGCGGCTGACCGCGTCCGGCGCCTACGGCGGATAG
- a CDS encoding CTP synthase — MPPNSMTTKHIFVTGGVASSLGKGLTASSLGALLKARGLRVTMQKLDPYLNVDPGTMNPFQHGEVFVTNDGAETDLDIGHYERFLDVDLDGSANVTTGQVYSQVIAKERRGEYLGDTVQVIPHITNEIKSRIRRMATDDVDVVITEVGGTVGDIESLPFLETVRQVRHEVGRDNVFVVHISLLPYIGPSGELKTKPTQHSVAALRNIGIQPDAIVLRADRDVPTAIKRKISLMCDVDEAAVVAAIDAKSIYDIPKVLHTEGLDAYVVRKLDLPFRDVDWTLWDDLLDRVHNPAHEVTVALVGKYIDLPDAYLSVTEAMRAGGFANKARVKVKWVTSDDCRTEAGAQKQLGDVDAIVIPGGFGERGVDGKVGAIRYARENKVPLLGLCLGLQCIVIEAARNLAEITDANSTEFDAATAHPVISTMEEQLAYVEGAGDLGGTMRLGLYPAKLAEGSIVREVYDDQPYVEERHRHRYEVNNAYRAELEKKAGILFSGTSPDNKLVEYVEYPRDVHPYLVATQAHPELRSRPTRPHPLFAGLVKAAVQRQEAARTTGA, encoded by the coding sequence ATGCCGCCCAATTCCATGACGACCAAGCACATCTTCGTCACCGGGGGTGTCGCCTCCTCCCTCGGCAAGGGCCTGACGGCTTCCAGCCTGGGCGCGCTGCTCAAGGCCCGAGGCCTGCGGGTCACCATGCAGAAGCTCGACCCCTATCTGAACGTCGACCCGGGCACGATGAACCCGTTCCAGCACGGTGAGGTGTTCGTCACCAACGACGGCGCCGAGACCGACCTGGACATCGGCCACTACGAGCGCTTCCTCGACGTGGACCTGGACGGCTCCGCGAACGTGACCACCGGGCAGGTCTACTCCCAGGTGATCGCCAAGGAACGGCGCGGCGAGTACCTCGGCGACACGGTGCAGGTCATCCCGCACATCACCAACGAGATCAAGTCCCGTATCCGCAGGATGGCCACCGACGACGTCGATGTCGTGATCACGGAGGTCGGCGGCACCGTCGGCGACATCGAGTCGCTGCCGTTCCTGGAGACGGTGCGCCAGGTCCGTCACGAGGTCGGCCGGGACAACGTCTTCGTGGTGCACATCTCGCTGCTGCCCTACATCGGCCCGTCCGGCGAGCTGAAGACCAAGCCCACCCAGCACTCCGTGGCCGCCCTGCGCAACATCGGTATTCAGCCGGACGCGATCGTGCTGCGTGCCGACCGGGACGTGCCGACCGCGATCAAGCGGAAGATCTCGCTGATGTGCGACGTGGACGAGGCCGCCGTGGTCGCCGCGATCGACGCCAAGTCGATCTACGACATCCCCAAGGTCCTGCACACCGAGGGCCTGGACGCGTACGTGGTGCGCAAGCTCGACCTGCCGTTCCGCGACGTCGACTGGACCCTCTGGGACGACCTGCTGGACCGCGTCCACAACCCCGCCCACGAGGTCACCGTCGCCCTGGTCGGCAAGTACATCGACCTGCCCGACGCCTACCTCTCGGTCACCGAGGCCATGCGCGCCGGCGGCTTCGCCAACAAGGCCCGCGTCAAGGTCAAGTGGGTCACCTCCGACGACTGCAGGACCGAGGCGGGCGCCCAGAAGCAGCTCGGCGACGTCGACGCGATCGTCATCCCCGGCGGGTTCGGCGAGCGCGGGGTCGACGGCAAGGTCGGCGCGATCCGCTACGCCCGCGAGAACAAGGTCCCGCTGCTCGGTCTGTGCCTGGGGCTGCAGTGCATCGTGATCGAGGCCGCCCGCAACCTCGCCGAGATCACCGACGCCAACTCCACCGAGTTCGACGCGGCCACCGCCCACCCGGTGATCTCCACGATGGAGGAGCAGCTGGCCTACGTGGAGGGCGCCGGTGACCTGGGCGGCACCATGCGGCTCGGTCTCTACCCGGCCAAACTGGCCGAGGGCTCCATCGTGCGCGAGGTCTACGACGACCAGCCGTACGTCGAGGAGCGCCACCGCCACCGCTACGAGGTCAACAACGCGTACCGCGCCGAACTGGAGAAGAAGGCGGGCATCCTCTTCTCCGGCACGTCCCCGGACAACAAGCTCGTCGAGTACGTCGAGTACCCCCGCGACGTGCACCCCTACCTGGTCGCCACGCAGGCCCACCCCGAGCTGCGCTCCCGCCCGACCCGCCCGCACCCCCTCTTCGCCGGTCTGGTGAAGGCGGCCGTGCAGCGTCAGGAAGCCGCTCGTACGACGGGCGCGTAA